The Gemella massiliensis genome contains a region encoding:
- a CDS encoding peptidylprolyl isomerase, which yields MLPQLTKEILNGEIQVTIKTTHGDMTFKLFEKDIPKTVENFITHAKNGYYNGIIFHRIIKDFMIQGGDPTGTGMGGESIWGDSFEDEFSMDYFHFYGALSMANAGPNTNGSQFFIVQNNHLDARTLDALEKGGWPEEAVKGYAELGGTPHLDHRHTVFGHLIAGAKTLEKIAAVKTGAQDKPVEEVVILDIEVK from the coding sequence ATGTTACCACAATTAACAAAAGAAATACTAAACGGAGAAATTCAAGTAACAATAAAAACAACGCATGGAGATATGACATTTAAACTTTTTGAAAAAGATATACCTAAAACAGTAGAAAACTTTATAACTCATGCTAAAAATGGTTATTATAACGGAATTATTTTTCATCGTATTATTAAAGATTTTATGATTCAAGGTGGAGATCCTACCGGAACAGGAATGGGAGGAGAATCTATTTGGGGAGATAGTTTTGAAGACGAATTTTCTATGGACTATTTCCATTTCTATGGGGCGTTAAGCATGGCAAATGCCGGACCAAATACGAACGGAAGTCAATTTTTTATTGTTCAAAATAATCATTTGGATGCTAGAACACTAGATGCACTAGAAAAAGGTGGTTGGCCGGAAGAAGCTGTTAAAGGTTATGCCGAACTAGGTGGTACGCCTCACCTAGATCATCGACATACAGTATTCGGACATCTAATTGCAGGAGCAAAAACATTAGAAAAGATTGCTGCTGTAAAAACTGGAGCACAAGATAAACCAGTTGAAGAAGTTGTAATTCTTGATATAGAAGTTAAATAA
- a CDS encoding CD1845 family protein, with protein MRWILKIILFPISLLLSILTAFLTFLLSIGTALLYLLMLMCVFAAIGSFFMLHNTRAAIEALILGFLLSPYGIPMIGAVIIAFIQGINEAIKSI; from the coding sequence ATGAGATGGATATTAAAAATAATTTTATTTCCGATCAGCCTGCTGTTAAGTATTCTTACTGCATTTTTAACATTCTTACTAAGCATAGGAACAGCGTTACTGTATCTGCTAATGCTGATGTGTGTATTTGCGGCAATAGGCTCGTTCTTTATGTTGCACAACACAAGAGCAGCAATAGAAGCACTCATACTCGGATTTCTGCTAAGTCCTTACGGAATACCGATGATTGGAGCTGTAATTATAGCTTTTATACAAGGAATCAATGAAGCCATAAAATCAATATAA
- a CDS encoding DUF6017 domain-containing protein, with product MSMYLFDEQPIVANKTLAREIGLNEALILQQINYWIEINKKSGNNFYDGRYWTYNSIRAWQEKDFDYMSFDTVKRTFAKLEKAGFLLVGNYNKDPRDKTKWYTINTEKLEELYAEIENKKKKEELQALEKAVPNALGQNAPMEKCKIHQCTSADCTDATEQNLPMQNGNMPQPLPEITTNNSSKITTDISSYNSTHHSIIDAEYSEPRKRMDGEAEIENKNIYQKYLDELRTQTGYYEHLELGNKFIVKDFDEILKILADIMILDDREFVTINQTKLPAHIVKERFRKLRSEHLEYLSDVIKENEYKIRNIRAFVLTAAYNAPSGIDAHYSALVSYDMRGGY from the coding sequence ATGAGTATGTATTTATTTGATGAACAACCTATCGTTGCAAATAAGACATTGGCAAGGGAAATAGGTTTAAACGAAGCTCTTATCTTACAACAAATAAACTATTGGATAGAAATAAATAAGAAATCCGGCAATAACTTCTATGACGGAAGATATTGGACATATAACTCAATAAGAGCATGGCAGGAAAAAGATTTTGACTATATGAGTTTCGATACTGTAAAAAGAACCTTTGCGAAGTTGGAAAAGGCAGGTTTTCTACTCGTAGGGAACTACAATAAAGATCCAAGAGATAAAACAAAATGGTACACCATAAATACCGAAAAGCTGGAGGAACTTTATGCTGAAATTGAGAACAAAAAGAAAAAAGAAGAATTACAAGCCTTAGAAAAAGCTGTGCCTAATGCATTAGGGCAAAATGCACCAATGGAAAAGTGCAAAATCCACCAATGCACAAGTGCAGATTGCACCGATGCAACAGAGCAAAATCTGCCAATGCAAAATGGCAATATGCCCCAACCATTACCAGAGATTACTACAAATAATTCATCAAAGATTACTACAGATATTTCATCATATAATTCCACCCATCATTCCATCATAGATGCCGAGTATTCAGAACCAAGAAAAAGGATGGATGGAGAGGCGGAAATAGAAAACAAAAATATATATCAGAAATATTTAGATGAGTTAAGAACACAGACAGGCTATTATGAACATCTTGAGTTGGGCAATAAATTTATAGTTAAAGACTTTGATGAGATATTAAAGATACTGGCAGATATTATGATACTTGATGATAGAGAGTTTGTTACAATCAATCAAACGAAGCTTCCGGCACATATAGTAAAAGAAAGATTTAGAAAACTTAGATCAGAGCATTTAGAGTATTTGTCAGATGTTATTAAGGAAAATGAATACAAGATTAGGAATATCAGAGCATTTGTCCTAACAGCAGCATATAATGCACCAAGCGGGATAGATGCACACTACTCTGCCCTTGTAAGTTATGATATGAGAGGAGGATATTGA
- a CDS encoding PcfB family protein — MVNEEIARKTLSLEVKAAKVTGKLLLNLLKKLIKEAEKLGGLEKLVKVNGNEVKLKDMAKKGQLEEIPVEEAELKELKKELNKYGVKFSVMKDKETGKYSVFFQAKDMKMMEKAFKNALATSERKAERKESIHKNIEKFKEMAKNTVSKDKVKNKQKEQSL, encoded by the coding sequence GTGGTTAACGAAGAAATTGCAAGAAAGACATTAAGCCTTGAAGTTAAGGCTGCTAAAGTAACAGGAAAACTTCTTTTAAATCTGTTGAAAAAACTGATAAAAGAAGCAGAGAAACTGGGAGGACTTGAAAAGCTCGTTAAAGTAAACGGAAATGAAGTCAAGCTCAAGGATATGGCGAAAAAAGGGCAACTGGAAGAAATACCGGTAGAAGAAGCGGAACTGAAAGAACTGAAAAAAGAGCTTAACAAATATGGTGTTAAGTTTTCGGTAATGAAAGATAAAGAAACAGGCAAATACTCCGTATTTTTCCAAGCCAAAGATATGAAAATGATGGAGAAAGCCTTTAAAAATGCCCTTGCAACATCAGAAAGAAAGGCTGAGAGGAAAGAGTCCATTCACAAAAATATTGAGAAGTTTAAGGAGATGGCAAAAAATACTGTTTCTAAGGATAAAGTTAAGAATAAACAAAAGGAGCAGAGCTTATGA
- a CDS encoding phage antirepressor KilAC domain-containing protein has product MSNLITFENMEFGKLTVMEKDGEFFFIGKEVAEKLGYSNTRDALVRHVDIDDKADVVFHDGRQRRSMVSINESGLYSLILSSKLPQAKEFKKWITTEVLPSIRKNGGYIKNQEKMSNEEILANAVLLANHLIAEKEKIIEDLEPKAKYFDELVNNNLLTNFRNTAKELHIPQKVFIQFLLEKELIYRDKKNRLLPYAKNNKGYFEVKEWCRNDNDAVGIQTFITPKGRHFLLLLIGGEKTRDK; this is encoded by the coding sequence ATGAGCAACTTAATAACATTTGAAAATATGGAATTCGGGAAACTCACTGTAATGGAAAAAGACGGTGAGTTTTTCTTTATCGGAAAAGAAGTAGCTGAAAAGCTTGGCTATTCAAACACGAGAGATGCTTTGGTAAGACATGTGGATATAGATGATAAAGCTGATGTCGTGTTTCACGACGGCAGGCAAAGAAGAAGTATGGTATCTATCAACGAGTCAGGATTATATTCTCTGATCCTATCTTCAAAGCTACCACAGGCAAAGGAATTTAAGAAGTGGATCACCACAGAGGTATTGCCGAGTATTCGTAAGAATGGAGGATATATCAAAAATCAAGAAAAAATGAGCAATGAAGAAATATTGGCAAATGCGGTACTCCTTGCCAATCACCTGATTGCTGAAAAAGAAAAAATCATAGAAGATTTAGAGCCGAAAGCCAAGTATTTTGATGAACTGGTGAATAACAATCTGCTAACCAACTTTAGAAACACAGCAAAAGAGCTTCATATCCCACAAAAGGTATTTATTCAATTCCTCTTAGAGAAGGAACTCATTTACAGAGATAAGAAAAACAGACTTCTACCCTATGCTAAGAACAATAAGGGATATTTTGAAGTAAAGGAATGGTGTAGAAACGATAATGATGCAGTGGGCATTCAAACCTTTATAACACCTAAAGGAAGACACTTTCTTTTACTCTTGATTGGAGGTGAAAAGACTCGTGATAAATAA
- a CDS encoding VirD4-like conjugal transfer protein, CD1115 family, with translation MIDRIFQGILELNTMSFIPSIHLIDILVGVGVAALIKFIVYTKGKNAKKFRQGREYGSARWGNKKDIEPYMDEKFQNNILLTQTERLTMNGRPKNPKYARNKNVLVIGGSGSGKTRFFVKPNLMQMHSSYCVTDPKGTIVLECGKMLEDNGYEIKILNTINFKKSMKYNPFAYIRSEKDILKLVQTIIANTKGEGEKVGEDFWVKAEKLYYTALIGYIFYEAPKEEKNFATLLDMIDASEVREDDETYMNPIDRLFEALEKKEPTHFAVKQYKKYKLAAGKTAKSILISCGARLAPFDIQELRDLMQEDELELDTLGDRKTALFVIISDTDDTFNFVVSIMYSQLFNLLCDKADDVYGGRLPVHVRCLLDEFANIGLIPKFEKLIATIRSREISASIILQAQSQLKAIYKDNADTIVGNCDSTLFLGGKEKTTLKELSETLGKETIDLYNTSETRSNQKSFGLNYQKTGKELMSQDEITVMDGSKCIFQLRGVRPFLSDKFDITKHKNYKLLEDYDKKNLFDIESYMKRRGKAKLNKNTVIMKL, from the coding sequence GTGATTGACAGGATATTTCAAGGAATACTTGAGCTTAATACAATGAGTTTTATCCCAAGCATACATCTTATTGATATACTGGTAGGAGTTGGAGTAGCAGCCTTAATTAAATTTATTGTCTATACCAAAGGAAAGAATGCCAAGAAGTTTAGGCAAGGCAGAGAGTACGGCTCGGCAAGATGGGGAAATAAAAAAGATATCGAGCCATATATGGATGAAAAGTTTCAAAACAATATCTTGCTTACTCAAACCGAAAGACTGACAATGAACGGCAGACCTAAAAATCCAAAGTATGCAAGAAATAAGAATGTACTTGTGATAGGAGGATCAGGAAGTGGTAAGACTCGATTTTTTGTAAAACCCAACCTTATGCAAATGCACAGTAGCTATTGTGTAACTGATCCCAAAGGAACGATAGTCCTTGAGTGTGGCAAAATGCTTGAAGATAACGGATATGAGATAAAAATTTTAAATACCATCAACTTCAAAAAAAGCATGAAATACAATCCATTTGCCTATATCCGTTCTGAGAAAGACATTCTGAAATTGGTGCAGACAATCATAGCAAACACGAAAGGAGAGGGCGAAAAAGTAGGTGAGGATTTTTGGGTAAAAGCCGAGAAACTCTACTATACAGCACTTATCGGATATATCTTCTATGAAGCTCCAAAGGAAGAAAAGAACTTCGCTACTCTCCTTGATATGATAGACGCTTCAGAAGTCAGAGAAGATGATGAAACCTATATGAATCCGATAGACAGACTCTTTGAAGCATTAGAAAAGAAAGAGCCTACACATTTTGCGGTGAAACAATATAAGAAGTACAAATTGGCTGCGGGAAAAACTGCGAAATCTATCCTTATAAGCTGCGGTGCAAGGCTTGCTCCATTTGACATTCAGGAACTTAGGGACTTGATGCAAGAAGATGAATTGGAACTGGATACTCTTGGTGATAGAAAGACTGCCCTCTTTGTTATTATATCCGATACCGATGATACTTTTAACTTTGTAGTGTCCATTATGTACTCGCAGTTATTTAATCTTTTATGTGATAAAGCGGATGATGTATATGGTGGCAGGCTTCCTGTCCATGTGCGATGCCTGCTTGACGAATTTGCAAATATCGGCTTAATTCCAAAGTTTGAGAAGCTGATTGCAACCATCAGAAGTAGAGAGATTTCAGCAAGTATAATACTTCAAGCACAATCTCAGCTAAAGGCAATCTACAAGGATAACGCCGATACAATTGTAGGTAATTGTGATAGTACCCTATTTTTAGGCGGAAAAGAGAAAACAACTCTAAAAGAGCTATCAGAAACGCTTGGTAAGGAAACCATAGACCTATATAATACTTCTGAAACAAGGAGCAATCAAAAGAGTTTCGGATTAAATTATCAAAAGACGGGGAAAGAGCTGATGAGTCAGGACGAAATAACAGTAATGGACGGCAGTAAATGTATCTTTCAACTTCGTGGTGTTCGCCCTTTCCTATCGGATAAATTTGATATTACAAAGCACAAGAACTATAAGCTACTTGAGGATTATGATAAAAAGAACCTGTTTGATATAGAAAGCTATATGAAAAGAAGGGGCAAGGCTAAACTAAATAAGAATACGGTTATTATGAAGTTATAG
- a CDS encoding single-stranded DNA-binding protein, with protein MKQEMININANLVAEPTFSSFEKDEETVEVANFTLVKKYGKGKEYINCAAYGEKAETAKDFEKGDLIHIFGYFKEREKDGKTYKNFVVKSYNKIEKKENREEE; from the coding sequence ATGAAGCAGGAAATGATTAACATCAATGCCAACTTGGTTGCAGAGCCTACTTTTTCAAGTTTTGAAAAAGATGAGGAAACAGTAGAAGTTGCAAACTTTACTCTTGTAAAAAAATACGGGAAAGGCAAGGAGTACATCAACTGTGCAGCCTATGGCGAGAAGGCAGAAACAGCAAAAGACTTTGAAAAAGGCGATCTCATTCATATCTTTGGATATTTCAAAGAGCGTGAAAAAGACGGTAAGACTTACAAAAACTTTGTAGTAAAGTCATACAACAAAATTGAGAAGAAAGAAAATAGGGAGGAAGAATAA
- a CDS encoding Maff2 family mobile element protein produces MEFFTQAVDVLKILVMAVGAGLGAWGVINLMEGYGNDNPGAKSQGIKQLMAGGGIVLIGLKLIPLLANLLK; encoded by the coding sequence ATGGAATTTTTTACACAGGCGGTAGATGTATTAAAAATATTAGTTATGGCGGTAGGTGCAGGACTTGGTGCATGGGGAGTTATCAACCTGATGGAAGGGTACGGTAATGACAATCCCGGAGCAAAATCACAAGGTATAAAGCAGCTTATGGCTGGAGGAGGTATTGTTCTTATAGGCTTAAAGCTTATTCCGCTACTTGCAAATCTTTTGAAGTAA
- a CDS encoding VirB6/TrbL-like conjugal transfer protein, CD1112 family: MFGIFDKIEEFFRELLLGGIKANLESMFLDINNQVNSVAADVGKTPMGWNGEVFSFIKNINDSVIIPIAGLIITAVLCIELINMVMQKNNMHDTDTFEFFKYIIKMWIAVWLVSHAFEFSMAVFDVAQSMVNKAAGVINTSATVSGDQIVQMVDALKDKGLGELLMILFEISLVKVAIQAISIVIMLVVYGRMFEIYVYSSVSAIPFATMGNKEWGQIGTNYIKGLFALGLQGLILMVCLGIYAVLVKTINFTDIHTSIFMVLGYAVLLGLMMLKSGTLAKSVMNSH, encoded by the coding sequence ATGTTTGGTATTTTCGATAAGATAGAAGAATTTTTCAGAGAACTTCTGCTCGGAGGTATCAAGGCAAACTTAGAGTCCATGTTTCTTGACATAAACAATCAGGTAAACAGCGTTGCAGCAGATGTAGGAAAGACACCTATGGGGTGGAACGGAGAAGTATTCAGCTTTATTAAAAATATTAATGACTCCGTTATTATTCCCATAGCAGGGCTAATAATAACGGCAGTCCTTTGTATCGAGCTTATCAATATGGTCATGCAAAAGAACAATATGCACGATACGGACACCTTTGAGTTTTTCAAATACATCATCAAGATGTGGATTGCTGTATGGTTAGTATCTCATGCCTTTGAGTTTTCAATGGCGGTTTTTGATGTTGCACAAAGTATGGTAAACAAGGCGGCAGGGGTAATCAACACCTCTGCCACCGTTTCCGGAGATCAGATTGTTCAGATGGTGGATGCCCTAAAGGATAAAGGACTGGGTGAGCTTTTAATGATTCTGTTTGAAATCTCACTTGTAAAAGTTGCAATACAGGCAATATCCATCGTGATTATGCTTGTAGTTTATGGAAGAATGTTTGAAATCTATGTGTACTCATCTGTTTCAGCCATTCCTTTTGCGACGATGGGAAACAAAGAATGGGGGCAGATAGGAACAAACTACATCAAAGGACTGTTTGCTTTAGGGCTTCAGGGATTGATTCTAATGGTTTGTCTTGGAATTTATGCAGTATTGGTTAAAACGATAAACTTTACGGACATACACACGAGCATATTTATGGTACTCGGATATGCCGTATTACTGGGACTGATGATGTTAAAGAGCGGAACACTTGCAAAAAGCGTGATGAACTCGCATTAA
- a CDS encoding PrgI family protein: MAYVPIPKDLNKVKTKVAFNLTKRQLIGFSVAGLIGIPVYIFTRKFVPNDIAVILLIVSTLPIFFATLFEKDGLPFEKYFKHIYLHKFYQPMKRVRKEVYLEQQKKNSADKVRKKQKGTEKSKKGLKAK; encoded by the coding sequence ATGGCGTATGTACCCATCCCAAAAGATTTAAATAAAGTTAAAACAAAAGTTGCTTTTAATCTTACCAAAAGACAGCTCATAGGATTCAGCGTTGCAGGACTGATAGGAATCCCCGTATATATCTTTACAAGGAAATTTGTACCAAATGATATAGCAGTCATACTTCTTATTGTATCAACGCTTCCTATATTTTTCGCAACTCTTTTTGAAAAAGACGGACTGCCCTTTGAAAAGTATTTTAAGCATATCTATTTACACAAGTTTTATCAGCCTATGAAGCGTGTGAGAAAGGAGGTTTACCTTGAACAGCAAAAGAAAAATTCAGCAGATAAAGTTAGAAAGAAACAAAAAGGCACTGAAAAGTCAAAAAAAGGACTTAAAGCAAAATAA